The genome window TTTGTCCCTTGATATTATTTCTAAAGCGGCAAGTGATCTCAAAATAAATATTGAATATTTTCGAGTACCTACAAATAGGGTTTTTATTTCTTTAAAAAAAGAAGAAGCAGATGGCATTTTTGTTTTTTCTTATTTACCTGAAAGAACTGAATTTGGAGTCTTTCCTTTTAGTAATGGTAAAGCTGATAGTACAAGACGAGTGTTTTCTTTGAAGTATCATTTTTACAGGTATAAAAACTCAACGGTATCTTGGGATGGGAGTAAGCTCTTAAATTATCATTCTAATATAGGAGCATCTAGAGGGAGCTCAGTCTTAGAAACTTTAAAAAAATTAAATATTCCTTTTGAGGAAAGTAAAGGTTCTGAAGTTTTATTTAAAAAAGTGAGTACCGGTAGGCTAGATGCATTGGTGGAACACGATTTAACAATTGATATATTTAACTCAAAACTACCAGATCATCATAAAATTATTAAATTAAATCCAGCTGTCCTTGAAAAAGATTATTTCTTAGTTTTTGGAAAAAGTTTTTATGAAAAAAACAAGGATCTATGTGAAAAATTTTGGAATCAAATTGGAAAAGTAAGGGAAAACACTATAAAACAAAATATTCATAAATATAAATAATATGTGCTTGGATTTGACATACACTTTTTGGAAGAATTAAAGATTGTTATACTTCATAAAATATGATATAAAATAAAAACAAATTTAAAAATTTATTTTTGGTAGATATATGAAAAAAATAATTCTAATTTTTCTGCTTATCTTTGTAAATTCTGCTTTTGCAGAAGAGGTCGATATTGTTATATTAACACATGAATTTTCAAATCAAACAGTGGCTTTAAATGAAAATAAAATAACAGGAATAGCTGGAGATATTCTTACCAATGCTTTAAGTCAAAGTAATATCTCTTACAAAATTATTTATCTTCCTTGGAAAAGAGCTCAATTA of Pigmentibacter sp. JX0631 contains these proteins:
- a CDS encoding transporter substrate-binding domain-containing protein, with the protein product MKKIFTIFYLFFSFTSEALTLKLFYPDKDSPPNQMGNDDKVAKPPGLSLDIISKAASDLKINIEYFRVPTNRVFISLKKEEADGIFVFSYLPERTEFGVFPFSNGKADSTRRVFSLKYHFYRYKNSTVSWDGSKLLNYHSNIGASRGSSVLETLKKLNIPFEESKGSEVLFKKVSTGRLDALVEHDLTIDIFNSKLPDHHKIIKLNPAVLEKDYFLVFGKSFYEKNKDLCEKFWNQIGKVRENTIKQNIHKYK